One region of Peribacillus simplex genomic DNA includes:
- a CDS encoding SDR family oxidoreductase, whose protein sequence is MKVFVVGANGQIGKHLVDLLKDSPDHSVRAMIRKEEQRQHFEKNGIESAVVSLTGSVDEIANAAKGCDAIVFTAGSGGSTGADQTLLIDLDGAVKTIEAAENLGIDRFIMVSAFQANNRENWNEAIKPYYVAKHYSDRALLHSDLIFTIIRPGGLVNEPGTGKVTAAEELERGSISREDVARTIFASLTEENTYKRSFDLISGDTVIAEALRNI, encoded by the coding sequence ATGAAAGTATTCGTAGTTGGGGCAAATGGGCAGATCGGTAAACACCTGGTAGATCTATTAAAAGATAGCCCGGATCATAGTGTAAGGGCAATGATTCGTAAAGAAGAACAAAGGCAACATTTTGAGAAAAATGGAATCGAATCTGCAGTCGTCAGCTTAACGGGCTCAGTGGATGAGATTGCGAATGCGGCAAAAGGCTGTGATGCCATCGTATTTACAGCGGGATCCGGAGGAAGCACCGGAGCTGATCAAACGCTTTTGATTGATCTGGATGGTGCTGTTAAAACGATTGAAGCGGCAGAAAATTTGGGAATCGACCGATTCATCATGGTGAGTGCTTTTCAGGCCAATAATCGCGAAAACTGGAATGAAGCCATCAAACCGTATTATGTGGCCAAGCACTATTCGGATAGGGCATTGTTACATAGCGATTTAATATTTACCATCATTCGGCCTGGCGGACTGGTGAACGAACCGGGAACGGGCAAAGTGACTGCCGCTGAAGAATTGGAAAGGGGTTCGATTTCACGGGAAGATGTGGCTCGAACGATTTTTGCGTCATTGACCGAGGAAAATACCTACAAGCGTTCTTTCGATTTAATCTCTGGGGATACTGTGATTGCGGAAGCATTGAGGAATATTTAA
- a CDS encoding ATP-binding protein gives MINRLPIEIANILQASKKNPAQFEELIRSGGYLPPEMELMIDAITALSMGKNILLKGPTGAGKTKFAETLSNLFNQPMFSVNCSVDLDAESLLGFKTLAYKEEKQVIEFVPGPVTNSMNHGHFLYIDEINMAKPETLPLINGVLDYRRTITNPFTNEVITAKEGFNVIAAINEGYVGTVPLNEALKNRFVIIEVPYIEGEQLKQLIETNTKLKDPRSIDLFVKLSSDLINAVNQGKVAEDAASIRALLDACDLSVLIPPKRAILRSIVDKLDEEREREFVKNLADTLF, from the coding sequence ATGATTAATCGATTACCAATAGAAATCGCAAATATATTACAAGCAAGCAAAAAGAATCCTGCTCAATTTGAGGAATTGATAAGGAGCGGCGGATATCTGCCTCCCGAGATGGAGTTGATGATAGATGCCATTACGGCCTTGAGCATGGGGAAGAATATCCTTTTGAAGGGTCCGACAGGGGCTGGAAAGACAAAGTTTGCCGAGACATTATCGAATCTATTCAACCAGCCAATGTTCAGTGTCAACTGCTCAGTCGACTTGGATGCAGAAAGCTTATTGGGCTTCAAGACGCTGGCTTACAAAGAGGAAAAACAAGTGATAGAATTCGTACCTGGACCAGTGACCAATTCGATGAATCACGGTCACTTCTTATATATAGATGAAATCAACATGGCAAAACCGGAGACTCTGCCGCTTATCAATGGTGTGCTTGATTACAGAAGGACGATAACGAATCCGTTCACGAATGAAGTGATAACGGCAAAAGAGGGCTTTAATGTGATTGCTGCAATCAACGAAGGGTATGTCGGGACAGTGCCGCTGAACGAAGCGCTAAAAAATAGGTTTGTCATCATTGAAGTTCCTTATATCGAAGGGGAGCAGTTAAAGCAATTGATAGAAACCAATACAAAGCTGAAGGACCCAAGAAGTATTGATTTGTTCGTTAAACTGTCGAGTGATTTGATAAATGCCGTGAATCAAGGGAAGGTGGCTGAAGATGCGGCGTCGATCAGGGCTTTGCTCGATGCTTGCGATCTGAGTGTATTGATCCCGCCGAAACGGGCGATCCTACGTTCCATTGTGGATAAGTTGGACGAGGAACGGGAGCGTGAGTTCGTGAAGAACTTGGCTGATACATTATTCTAA
- a CDS encoding FusB/FusC family EF-G-binding protein, with product MEPFIRSEQYNFIKSQTQILINGHATANDKDVIHTLKTVAKERVLSLFNDLSEEQKQLLDPVDTIKDPAQAEVFLLQVKPFVIPFKEVTEKTIKKLFPKAKKLKAPLLENMDLREISYLGWDDGGSGKKFIIAHHHNKLTGLHGTIKPTNKKGICAICSRFEEIGMFMSETKGTVQGTFIKKGNYICLDSMKCNQNITTLDKMNDFIERLK from the coding sequence ATGGAACCTTTTATCAGAAGCGAGCAGTATAACTTCATTAAATCACAAACACAGATTCTCATAAATGGACACGCGACCGCCAACGATAAGGATGTGATCCACACCCTGAAAACAGTCGCAAAAGAACGAGTATTAAGCTTATTCAATGACTTGAGCGAAGAGCAAAAACAACTGCTGGATCCAGTGGATACCATTAAAGATCCCGCACAAGCCGAAGTCTTTCTCTTACAGGTAAAGCCATTTGTGATCCCATTTAAAGAAGTAACCGAAAAAACGATAAAAAAATTATTTCCTAAGGCAAAGAAATTAAAAGCGCCTTTGTTGGAAAACATGGATTTGAGAGAGATTTCATATTTGGGATGGGATGATGGCGGATCCGGAAAGAAATTCATCATTGCACACCATCATAATAAACTCACAGGATTGCACGGAACCATTAAACCAACCAACAAAAAAGGAATCTGTGCCATTTGCAGTCGCTTTGAAGAAATAGGGATGTTCATGTCCGAAACAAAAGGAACCGTCCAAGGGACATTCATAAAAAAAGGGAATTATATTTGCCTGGATAGTATGAAATGCAACCAGAACATAACCACTTTAGATAAAATGAATGATTTCATCGAGCGCTTGAAATAG
- a CDS encoding CD3324 family protein — MKYVKATAVLPEKLIVEIQKYVQGETIYIPKPEKAHHKWGTRSGSRELIDDRNATIKYAFKDGHSIHQLAEEYFLSAETIKKIVYSK; from the coding sequence ATGAAATATGTAAAAGCGACGGCCGTTTTGCCTGAAAAGCTGATCGTTGAAATTCAAAAGTATGTGCAAGGTGAAACCATATATATCCCTAAACCTGAAAAGGCCCATCACAAATGGGGAACCCGTTCGGGATCAAGGGAACTGATCGATGACCGAAATGCCACTATAAAATATGCATTCAAAGACGGTCATAGCATCCATCAATTAGCCGAGGAATATTTTCTATCCGCGGAAACCATCAAGAAAATCGTTTATTCCAAATAG
- the gltD gene encoding glutamate synthase small subunit: MGKATGFMDYPREKPKDRNPLTRLSDWREYTAPFSDEKLSTQGARCMDCATPFCHMGMELNRVTTGCPIHNLIPEWNDLVYRGRWKEALDRLSKTNNFPEFTGRVCPAPCEGSCTVAISDPAVTIKNIERTIIDKGFENGWITPRIPESRTGKKIAIIGSGPAGLASADQLNQAGHSVTVYERSDRAGGLLTYGIPNMKLEKDVVARRIKLLTQEGIDFITNTEVGKDISAEELQNQYDAVILCTGAQKQRDLEIEGRGASGIHLAMDYLTTSTKSLLDSNFEDGKFLDTKGKDVIVIGGGDTGADCVATALRQECKSVVQFGKHPILPTARTSDNMWPAYPNVFSLEYAYEEAEAKFGEDPRQYSIQTKKIVADENGNVKELHTISMEKIKGDNGIYIFREVPGTEKVWPAQFVFIAIGFEGTEQPLLTQFGVETVNQKIDAVYGEYRTNVEGVFAAGDARRGQSLIVWAINEGREVAREVDRYLMGATVLP, encoded by the coding sequence ATGGGAAAAGCAACAGGATTTATGGATTACCCGCGAGAAAAACCAAAAGACCGGAATCCTCTCACTCGTTTAAGCGACTGGAGAGAATATACAGCTCCTTTCTCTGATGAAAAGTTAAGTACACAGGGAGCGCGGTGTATGGACTGCGCCACCCCTTTCTGCCATATGGGCATGGAATTGAACCGGGTCACAACAGGCTGTCCGATTCATAATCTGATCCCGGAGTGGAATGATTTGGTGTACCGCGGCAGATGGAAAGAAGCATTGGACCGTTTATCGAAAACGAATAATTTTCCTGAATTCACCGGGCGCGTCTGCCCTGCCCCTTGTGAAGGGTCTTGTACGGTAGCGATAAGCGATCCTGCCGTTACCATCAAGAACATTGAACGGACCATCATCGACAAAGGATTTGAAAATGGCTGGATTACACCTCGCATCCCTGAAAGCAGGACTGGCAAGAAAATTGCCATCATCGGTTCAGGCCCGGCAGGATTGGCGAGTGCCGACCAGTTGAATCAAGCAGGTCATTCGGTCACGGTTTATGAGCGCTCAGACCGTGCAGGAGGGCTGTTGACATACGGCATCCCGAACATGAAACTTGAAAAGGATGTCGTTGCACGCCGAATCAAATTATTGACCCAGGAAGGCATCGATTTCATTACCAATACAGAAGTGGGAAAAGATATTTCAGCCGAAGAACTGCAAAATCAATACGATGCAGTCATCCTATGCACAGGTGCCCAAAAGCAGCGTGACCTGGAAATTGAAGGTCGCGGGGCATCAGGCATTCACCTTGCAATGGATTACTTGACTACATCGACTAAAAGCCTATTGGACTCCAATTTTGAAGACGGCAAGTTTTTAGACACTAAGGGGAAGGACGTCATCGTCATCGGCGGCGGGGATACAGGAGCTGACTGTGTCGCGACGGCCCTTCGCCAGGAATGTAAGAGCGTCGTACAATTCGGGAAGCATCCAATCCTTCCGACGGCCCGTACATCAGATAATATGTGGCCTGCCTACCCGAATGTATTTTCCCTTGAATATGCATATGAAGAAGCGGAAGCGAAATTTGGTGAAGATCCGCGTCAATATTCAATCCAAACAAAGAAAATCGTAGCCGATGAAAATGGCAATGTTAAAGAACTGCACACAATCTCCATGGAAAAAATCAAAGGCGATAATGGAATATACATTTTCAGGGAAGTTCCGGGAACTGAAAAAGTATGGCCTGCACAATTCGTTTTCATTGCAATCGGATTTGAAGGGACTGAACAGCCGCTTTTAACTCAATTTGGCGTTGAAACAGTCAATCAAAAAATTGATGCCGTCTATGGCGAATACAGAACGAATGTCGAAGGCGTTTTCGCCGCCGGAGATGCAAGAAGAGGGCAAAGCCTCATCGTTTGGGCGATCAATGAAGGCCGTGAAGTAGCACGTGAAGTGGACCGCTACCTGATGGGCGCAACGGTATTGCCTTAA
- a CDS encoding IS1182 family transposase gives MIQKQTSMVFSPYMAIYDVVVPKDNMLRKINELIDFSFVLEELRDNYCLHNGRNAVDPIRMFKYLLLKTIHDLSDVDIVERSRYDMSFKYFLGIAPEDPVIDPSSLTKFRKLRLKDINLLDMLIHKTVEIAIEKEIIKNKTIIVDATHTKARYNHKTPKEILMDQSKGLRKVIYSIDEEMKNKFPSKTTTDVLQDEITYCQKLIEVVETEERITQYPKVKEQLNLLKETVSDDIEQLRISKDQDAKIGHKSADSSFFGYKTHIAMSEERIITAATITTGEKTDGKELKALIEKSTAAGMVIETVIGDTAYSEKGNIEYSEENNIKLVAKLNPSVTQGFRKKEEEFQFNKDAGMYVCKAGHLAIRKARQGKKDVATNQTDTYYFDIEKCKICPLKEGCYKEGAKSKTYSVSIKSNEHTEQATFQESEYFKEKSKERYKIEAKNSELKHRHGYDVAKSSGLLGMELQGAMAIFTVNLKRILKLMA, from the coding sequence ATGATTCAAAAACAAACGTCTATGGTTTTTAGTCCATATATGGCCATTTATGATGTAGTGGTTCCAAAGGATAACATGTTACGCAAGATCAATGAACTTATTGACTTTTCTTTTGTGTTGGAAGAATTGAGGGACAACTACTGTCTTCATAACGGTAGGAATGCTGTCGATCCAATACGTATGTTTAAATATTTGCTGCTCAAGACCATTCATGACCTATCAGATGTGGATATAGTTGAGCGTTCCAGGTATGACATGTCCTTTAAATATTTCCTCGGCATTGCTCCAGAAGATCCAGTTATTGACCCTAGCTCCTTAACGAAATTTCGAAAGCTCCGTTTAAAAGACATAAACCTTTTGGATATGCTCATTCATAAAACCGTTGAGATTGCGATTGAAAAGGAAATCATTAAAAACAAAACGATTATTGTGGATGCCACCCACACGAAAGCCAGATACAATCATAAGACTCCAAAAGAAATATTGATGGACCAATCTAAAGGATTAAGAAAAGTAATCTATTCGATAGATGAAGAGATGAAAAATAAATTCCCATCCAAAACCACTACTGATGTATTGCAGGATGAAATTACTTATTGCCAGAAGCTCATCGAGGTAGTGGAAACAGAAGAGCGTATCACCCAATATCCAAAGGTAAAAGAGCAGTTAAATCTATTAAAGGAAACGGTATCCGATGATATCGAACAGTTAAGGATCTCCAAAGACCAAGATGCCAAGATTGGCCACAAGAGTGCTGACTCTTCTTTCTTTGGATACAAAACACATATTGCGATGAGTGAGGAACGAATCATTACAGCTGCGACTATCACTACAGGTGAAAAAACGGACGGTAAAGAATTAAAGGCATTAATTGAAAAGAGCACGGCTGCCGGTATGGTGATTGAGACCGTGATTGGCGATACAGCTTACTCAGAGAAGGGAAATATTGAATACAGTGAAGAAAATAACATTAAACTAGTCGCAAAATTGAATCCTTCTGTTACACAGGGATTCCGGAAGAAGGAAGAGGAATTTCAATTTAATAAGGATGCAGGAATGTACGTTTGTAAGGCTGGGCATTTGGCTATCAGGAAAGCTCGCCAGGGCAAAAAAGATGTAGCGACGAATCAAACAGATACCTATTACTTCGATATAGAAAAGTGTAAGATTTGTCCCTTAAAAGAGGGCTGTTATAAAGAAGGAGCGAAAAGCAAGACCTATTCTGTCAGTATTAAATCCAATGAACATACAGAACAGGCTACATTCCAGGAAAGTGAGTATTTTAAAGAAAAATCAAAAGAACGTTATAAAATAGAAGCGAAAAACAGTGAATTGAAACACAGACACGGGTATGATGTTGCAAAATCCTCGGGTCTACTTGGCATGGAATTACAAGGAGCAATGGCTATTTTCACCGTTAACTTGAAAAGAATATTGAAATTAATGGCCTAA
- a CDS encoding sugar O-acetyltransferase, producing the protein MITEKEKMVNGEPYMAADPELIRDRENARKLTRLYNQTTENEGDERTSLLKQLFGSIGTNIYIEPTFRCDYGYNITVGENFYANFDCVILDVCEVKFGRDCMLAPGVHIYTATHPLDPFERCSGVEYGKPVTIGDHVWIGGRAIINPGVTIGGHSVVASGAVVTKDVPGGVVVAGNPAKVIKQIEGIE; encoded by the coding sequence ATGATTACTGAAAAAGAAAAGATGGTGAACGGGGAACCTTATATGGCTGCTGATCCGGAATTAATAAGGGATAGGGAAAATGCGAGAAAGTTAACCCGGTTATACAATCAGACAACCGAAAACGAAGGGGATGAACGAACCTCACTGCTGAAACAGCTTTTCGGTTCCATTGGAACAAATATATATATTGAACCCACTTTTCGCTGTGACTATGGATATAACATTACTGTCGGTGAAAACTTTTATGCCAATTTCGATTGTGTCATTTTGGATGTTTGTGAGGTGAAATTTGGCAGGGACTGCATGTTGGCTCCCGGGGTGCATATCTATACTGCCACACATCCGCTGGATCCCTTCGAACGCTGTTCTGGAGTGGAATATGGAAAGCCGGTTACGATAGGGGATCATGTATGGATTGGCGGAAGGGCAATCATCAATCCTGGCGTTACAATTGGGGGTCATTCCGTCGTCGCTTCAGGGGCCGTCGTAACAAAAGATGTTCCTGGTGGCGTTGTTGTCGCTGGAAACCCAGCGAAGGTCATCAAGCAAATTGAAGGAATTGAATAG
- the brnQ gene encoding branched-chain amino acid transport system II carrier protein has protein sequence MSQKAPLSFVIVTGLMLFALFFGAGNLIFPAMLGQSAGTNLWSASLGFIITGVGLPFITILAFGFSGKNDVQSLASRAHPMFGIIFTVVLYLSLGPLFALPRTGSVSYEIGIKPFLSNDVGFLPLLVFTIIYFGIACLLSINPSKMLDVVGKILTPLLLIFIGILIVVAIINPMGEIQSPLANYSDNSFFKGFKEGYLTMDTLAGFAFGIIIINVIKEKGITSRKEVLGFCIKAGLIAASLLVIVYTALTYVGATSVEKLGHLDNGGDVLAQASHHFFGPAGAVLLGLIVIAACLTTSIGLITACSTYFNKILPFISYKSFVVIFSVFSAAVANVGLTKLISITVPVLTVLYPVAIVLIVLTFFHSFFKGKSEVYLVSLLLTAIISIMDGLMASGIKMETVSDLFKQYLPLYSVGVGWVIPAIIGGLLGYMISLMKRDPEEAY, from the coding sequence ATGTCACAGAAAGCACCACTTTCTTTTGTTATTGTTACAGGATTAATGCTTTTCGCTTTATTTTTTGGTGCAGGAAACTTAATTTTCCCTGCCATGCTCGGTCAATCCGCTGGGACCAATTTATGGTCGGCTAGTTTAGGATTCATCATTACTGGGGTTGGATTGCCATTCATTACAATATTGGCATTTGGTTTTTCAGGCAAAAATGATGTCCAATCGCTTGCAAGCAGGGCACACCCGATGTTCGGCATCATTTTCACGGTCGTTCTTTATTTATCATTGGGACCGCTTTTCGCTCTTCCGAGAACGGGGAGTGTATCTTACGAAATAGGGATTAAACCTTTCCTTTCCAATGACGTCGGTTTTTTACCATTGCTGGTATTCACGATCATATACTTTGGAATTGCCTGTTTATTATCGATCAATCCATCAAAAATGCTGGATGTTGTCGGAAAAATATTAACACCGTTATTATTGATTTTCATCGGGATCCTCATTGTGGTCGCAATTATTAACCCAATGGGTGAAATCCAGTCACCATTGGCAAATTATTCAGATAATTCTTTCTTTAAGGGATTTAAAGAAGGATATTTGACAATGGATACATTGGCTGGATTTGCTTTTGGAATCATTATCATTAATGTAATCAAAGAAAAGGGAATCACTTCAAGAAAAGAAGTGCTAGGCTTCTGCATAAAAGCCGGCTTAATAGCCGCTTCCTTATTGGTGATCGTTTATACGGCCTTGACTTATGTCGGGGCGACAAGTGTGGAAAAACTGGGTCACCTGGATAATGGCGGAGACGTTTTGGCTCAAGCCTCACATCATTTTTTCGGACCGGCCGGTGCAGTGTTGTTGGGATTGATTGTTATCGCAGCATGCCTAACTACAAGCATTGGGTTGATAACGGCTTGTTCTACGTACTTCAATAAAATACTGCCTTTTATTTCGTATAAATCATTTGTCGTCATCTTCTCCGTTTTTAGTGCGGCTGTTGCCAATGTAGGTTTGACCAAGCTCATTTCCATTACGGTGCCTGTGTTAACGGTGCTTTACCCCGTGGCGATCGTTTTGATTGTGCTAACGTTCTTCCATTCCTTTTTCAAAGGGAAATCGGAGGTTTACTTAGTAAGCTTGTTATTAACGGCCATCATCAGCATAATGGATGGATTAATGGCATCAGGGATTAAAATGGAAACTGTTTCGGACCTTTTCAAACAATACCTTCCACTATATAGTGTAGGGGTAGGGTGGGTGATTCCTGCTATAATCGGCGGTTTATTGGGCTATATGATAAGCCTGATGAAAAGGGACCCTGAGGAAGCCTATTAA